DNA from Variovorax sp. V213:
CTGCGTTCTCGTTTGCGCTGACGAAAGTTGCTCGCTTCCCGGCGACGACCTATCTCGCTCCTGAACCCTTTGCGCCGTTCGTCGCCATGACCATGGCTCTTGTAGAAGCTTTCCCGGATTTCCCGCCGTACGGAGGCGAGCACCAAGGAGTAGTTCCGCACCTTACCGTTGCGCATGGCAATGCACGTGAAGCCGACGAAGCCGCGGCTGAGTTGCAACTGCGGCTCGGAACATCCGGTGCCATCAAAGCGGAGTGCAACTCCGTCGTACTACTTGAGAATTCAACGGGCCGCTGGAAGGAGTTTCACCTCTTCCACCTACCGCTTGCTGACGAATAGGCTGGCACCTCGATTGCCGCTTGAATATAGACCCGTGATCGCTTTCGTCTCGACGGCGCCCGCCGGCCAGGATCGGACGGTCGCCGGTGTCGCCCAGTTCACCTTCGTTTAAGCTCCACTGACCAAGCTTTCTGAGGTTCCGCCATGCTTCAAATGCGCCCAGGGTGTGAGTGCTGCGATCGAGATTTGCCGCCGGATTCGGCCGATGCCCGCATCTGTTCCTTCGAGTGCACGTTTTGCAGCGATTGCTCGAATCGGAGCCTCGCCGGGACGTGCCCAAACTGCGGCGGTGAATTGCTCCCGCGCCCTACTCGGTCGGCGGCCAAGCTTCAGAAGTACCCTGGTTCGACCACGCGGGTGTTCAAGCCTGAAGGTTGCGCGGCCGCAACTTGAGCCTTACATGCCAGCCCGTCCGCCTGGTCGACTCATCACGGCCAAGACCGGTCCGTCGGTCATACCGCCGAGATTGCCAGAAACCGGACGCTTGCGGCGCGCGCACAACGCTTTGATTGCGGGTCAGCGGCGCATCAACTGAAGCGCGCGCTCATAAACTGGTGAACGAAAAATATGACAGGCTTAAGGATGCCCCATGACCCTCGATGGCGTTTTGCTCCGTCCAGACGAGTACGAGCAACGCTCACTTGATGAGCCTTGGCGGTGGCACGTACCGAGCGACTTCACCCTAATGCACGTCACCGTTCTCGGCCATATGCTTTTCTCCGACCACGGCGCTCGCATCTGGTTCTTGGACAGCTGGTCCGGTCACCTATACCGAATCAGTGACAACGAAGACGAATTCAGCAGGCAAGTCACCGGCGACGCTGAGTTTTTTAGTGCACTGTTCTTTGATGAGCTGCTGGGGAGCCTGAGTGCGGCCGGACTTGAGCGCCGGGCCGGCGAGGTATTCGCTCCATTTGTCTCCCCCGCACTCGGTGGCTCGCTCGGTGCAAACAACTTCTCTTTGGCCCCGGTCCGAGCATATGCAAGCTCGTCTTCAGCAGAAGTGCGAGCCATTGCATTCGGGAACTCGGGCGCTTGAAGGGCTCTCTTGCTAAGCTCCGGAATCGGCCAAACGCAGCCCTCCAACCCGGACAGATCAAGTCAGCGGACTCAGTCCATTTTGTGTGCTGCCCTTGCGCGGTGTAATCGTTCAAACGCTGCCGCTAACTCCAGCACTTTGGCGTCGTTTCCCGCCTTTGCCAAGAACGAGACGCCCACGGGAATGTTGCCCGCCGCCTTCCCTCCATTTACGGTCACCTCCGGAAAACCCGTTGTCGAAGCGATCTTCGCAGCGGCATATGCGTAGGATTTGCAGACGAACTCCGGATCGGTTTTACCTGGCACCACAGGGGCGGTACACCCGATGGTCGGATAGAACAGGGCGTCATACCGGCCCGCCTCCATCAGACCGGTCAGCTCGCGCTTGAGTGAAGGGATCACCACACTCAGCAGTTGAATGTACTCCGGCGAGTCTGTTGCGCGAGTCTCCAGGTTTTCAATCAGCCCCTTGTAGCGCCCCGGGTTGATCGCCCTTGTACCCTTGTCAGTGAGCGTGTCGAGACGGCTCATAAATTCGCGCAGGTCTTTCGGTTGGCCAGCAGGTAGCCCCGCCAGATAGGATTCGAACTGCGGTTTGAATTCGGCAACGCCGATGGGCCCCAGAACAGAGGGTTGCAGCGTTTCGAACGCCTTGGGCAAACGGATGTTGATAACGCGCGCACCGGCCTTCTGCATTGCGGCGACAGCGTTTCGTTTGATGACGTCGACCTCGGGGTTCGCTCCGTCGAAGTTGTCGACAACAGCGATGACTTTTCCCGCAAGCGTGCTTCCGGAGAGTCCACTTGCGAGGGGCGATTGCGGCCTCGTTATGCCTTTGGTAGATGCATCGTTCTTGTCCTCGCCCTGAATGGCGTCGAGCACGATGGCTTGATCTTCGACACTTCTAGTGATAGCCCCGACTGCGTCCGCAGTGAGCGACATCGGAATCACGCCGGATCGGCTCACCAGGCCCATGGTGGAACGCATGCCGACCGTGCCAGTCACGCTGGCAGGCGAGCGGATGGAGCCAGTCGTATCCGTCCCCAGAGCAAAGGGCGCTAGCTTCGCAGCCACCGCGGCGGCCGAACCGCTGCTGGAACCATCTGCAGTACGCAGAGCGTTAAAGGGATTGAGCGTCTGTCCCCCTACCGCGCTGTAGCCGTACCAACCGTAGGACGCCGCCAACTCGGAGAGGTTGGTCTTGCCCAGCAGGATGGCGCCCTGGTCGAGAAGCTTCTGCATGACAAAGGCATTGCTTGCGGGCATCGAATGCGCGAGTGCTAGGGAACCGCCGGTGTTGGGCAGACCTACGGCGTCGAAGTTGTCCTTTGCCAAGAACGGTATGCCCGCCAATGGAGCTCCAGGCTGGCCTGCGCCCTGCTGGGTACGGCGCGCGTCCCAGGCCCTCGCCTGCTCCATGGCCTTGCCGTTAACAGCCAGCACCGCATGCACTCCACCGGCAGGCTGGTCGACAGTAGCGATGCGTTCGAGGTATGCCCCGACCAACTCCGCCGAGGTGATCCTGCCCTGGTCCAGCGCGATGCGCAGTTCGGCAAGGCCCATGTCCACGATCCGCTCGGGTGGCGTTGCTGCAGTGGCCCAGGCAGGTGCGGCAGCCAGGGCCAGCACGGCAAGCGCCTTGCTGCAACGGGTGGAAAGGTTGAGGCGTTTGGTCATGGTGTGGATATCTTTCATGGCGGTTCAATCGACGGTGGCGCCAGAGACCTTGATGACAGGCGCCCACTTCGCACGCTCTTCGCGCAGCACTCTGGCGAACGCCTCGGCATCGCCACCGAAACTGCCCGGCGTGCGCTCCACGCCCATGGCGTTGAGTTGCTGAACCACCGCCGGCCGCTGCAGCGCCTTGTTCGCCTCTGCATTGATGCGGCTCACCAGCGGGCCAGGAATGCCGGCCGGCCCGACCAGGCCGAAGACGACGCTGGCCTCCATGTCTTTGAACCCAGCTTCGCTCATCGTCGGCACATCCTTCAGCACCGGCACCCGCTCGCCGGCCGTTACCGCCAGGGCGCGCACCTTGCCGCCCTGGATCATCGGAAGCGCGACCGGGATGGAGGCAAAGAACATGTCGACCTGTCCACCGATGAGGTCGGTCATTGCCGGCGCCGCACCTCGATAGGGGATGTGCTGCATGTCCAGCCCGGCCTTGCGCTTCCACAGTTCACCGACCAGGTGTGCCAGCGTGCCGTTGCCGGAGGACGCAAAGGACAGCGGACCCTTCTTACCCGCCGCCATCAGGGCGGCCATGCTGGCATGGGGACGGTTCGCCGAGACGATGAGCACCAGCGGCACCCGGGCCACCAGCGCCACCGGTTGCATGTCCTTTTCGATATTGAACGGAATGCGGCTGTAGAGATACTGGTTGACCACCATGTTGCTGGACTCGCCCATGGCCAGCGTGTAGCCGTCTTTCGGCGCCTTGAAAGTGGTGTCGAAGCCGATGTTTCCGCCGGCGCCGGGAAGGTTGTCCGGCACGAATGTCCAACCCACCGATTCGGTCAGCGCATTGGCAAGGAGGCGCGCCATTCCGTCGGTTCCGCCGCCGGGCGGCGCCGGCACAACAAGCCGGATCGGCTTGGCGGGGAAAGTGTCCGCAAAGGCCGGTGCCGCCAGCATCGCGCACGCCGACAAGGCGGTGAGAACGATGGCGCGGCGGCGCAGAGTGCATTCGAATTTCATCAGGCTCATGGTTGGGACCTTCAACGGGTTGAATTATTTTTCGGGTGCGGCTTCTTCATCGCAAAGCGGCCAACAGCGGCCGCCACTCCCCAGCGCGCAGTGCTGCCACGCCGTCCAACACCGTCTGCTGTACGGTGGGCGACAGGGTGTCGCGTGTGGCGATGCGGAGCTTGCGCTCGAGATCCGCCGAGGACAGCGGCCGCTCGGGATCGCCGCGCGGGTCCGTCAATGGGGATTCGAGGCGCTGCCCTCCCACCAGATTGACGACTACACGCGCAGGCGAGCGTTTGGGAAACAGCGGTTCGATGGCTGCATCGTGGGTGACCAAGATCCGCCCGGCCAACTCGCGCACCTTCGCATCATTGAGCTGCCCGGCATTCAAGGGCACAAGTGCATCGGCGCCGCGCAGCAGGCACAAGGCCAGGCAGTACGGCACGCTGTACTGCGCCTCCACCAGCGTCGCCGGGTCCGGCTTGTTGCTCAAATTGAAAGTGGCCCGGTAGGTGAACACCACTATGCTGACGATGTCCTCAGCCGCCAAGCCGTGACGGGCCTGCAGGTGAAGCACGGCCTCCAGTGGAGCATGGATGTGCCGGCAGCAGCCGAACGGCTTGAAGTAGGTGCCGCCGATCAGCGGTATCCCGTTCAGGTCGCGTAGCACTGCTTGCGAATCGAACAGGCGCTTGTCTTCCAGCACGTCAACCGGCCCGGTGAACCCCGCCATGGCCAACTGCAATGCGGACCATCCGGCGACAACGCCAGCCGGTATGCCTTCCTTCACGTCCGATCCAGCAATGCCCGCCAAGACGGGCAGTGCGGGTGCCGTCTGCGCTGCGATGGCCAGCGCCTGCGCAATGGCTTTGGCGTCGACGCTCAGCATCCGACCGGCGGCAGCGACGACGGCGAAACCGGACCATGCACCTGAGGGTGCGTAAGTGGAGCGCGCTGCCGCCAGGCGCACGCCCACCTCGTAACCTGCCACCACTGTGGCGATGAAGTCATCGACCGAGGCATCCGGCACGGCAGACATCAGTGCCAGCGCGGCCGGTATCACTGCCGCGCCGGGATGACCCCGCGCCGTCCGGTAGCCATCGTCCAGATCGAGCGCGGCTGCCGCGGTGCTGTTGGCGAGCATTGCCGCGCCAGCCGACGCAGTTCCGCCGCTGAACCAGATTGGCACGCTGCCCGGGCCGTACAGCAGCGGCGCCACCCGCCGCGCCGCCACGACACCCGGTTGACGGAGCGCGGCCGCTGCGCTGGTGATGGCATCCAGCACGCTGCGGAAAACCGCATCTCTCGTCTCAGGTCCGAAATGCCGGGCGTCCAGACCCGCCGCATGGCAACCCAATTGCAACGCCGCCGGCGCCACAATTCTTGATTCATTACCTTTTGGCATATGCCTTGCTCGCTCGCATTTCTGGAATACTGAATGGAGTGCATATGCTAGGTTTGTGCTCCACGTCGGTACAGTGACAAATCGAGCCCTGCTTATGCTCTGGAGGCATGGATGAAAATCGAGATGAACATGCGCCACATCGAGGCGTTCCGGGCGGTCATGATTTCCGGCAGCGTGGTAGGGGCGGCCAAGCTGCTCAACGTGACCCAGCCAGGCGTCAGCCGTACGATTGCTCTGCTGGAACTTCGCCTGGGCTATGACCTGTTCCAGCGCAAGGGCCGGCGGCTGGCACCGACCTCGGAGGCCGAGGCGCTGTACCGCGAGGTCGAACAGCTCTACGTTGGCATCGACCGGATCACACAGGTGGCCTACGACATCCGGCACCACCGGGCCGGCGCATTGCGTCTGGCCATCCTGCCCGCCTTGGCCCAGTGGCTGGTGCCCGCGGTCGTTGCCCGGTTCCTAGCAACGCGCCCGCAGGTCCGCATCTTCGTGCAGACCCTGCCGTCAACCCAGATCGCCGACCTCGTAGCCACGCGGCAGTTCGACCTAGGCGTGGTGGAGCTGCCCATGTCCAAGTCGGGCGTGACCGTGCAGTCCTTGCCGCCCGCGCCCATCGTGGTTGTCTTACCGGCAAGCCACCGCCTTGCAGGCCGCGACGCATTGGCCTTGGGCGACCTGTACGGCGAACGACTGGTGCTACCTTCGCCGCAGAGCTACCTGCGCTACCAGATCGACGATGCCTTCAATCGCCAGGGCATCGCACCCCAGGTGGTGGCCGAAACGCCAACCTCGCCACTGGTGTGCGCATTGGTGGCGGAAGGTGCCGGCATCGGGCTGGTGTCCGCCTGGACGCCTTCGCCGCACGGTGACACCCGCATCGTTCAGCGGCCCCTCCAGGAGCCACTGCAGTCGCAGTACGCATTCCTGCGAGCGGAGGGGGCGGTTCCCATGGTGTTGGTCGATGAATTCCAGTCCTTGCTCGCCAGGCAGTTGCAGGCCACTTCCACCGCCGGTGGATAGTCAGCCTCCCGCCGCTCATCCGGTCTTGCGGATCTCCTCCTTCAGGTCCTTGGCGAAGGCCTCGGCCAGAGCCAGCCTGCTGCCTGGAAAAGGAAAGATCAGTGCGGACCGGGATGTCATTTCCTCCTTGATGGGGCGCACCACGACGTTCGGTCCAACAAACGACAACGCAGCCCACCGCGACACTAGCGTGATGCCCAGGCCAGCGGCCACCATGCCGCAGGCAATCACCGAATGCGGCGTCTCCAGCACCACCTTCGGGCTAACGCCGGAACGCGAGAAAAGATCGTCGATCTGGTGGCGCAGAAAGCTGTGCTGCGACAGCAGCACCATGCGCTCGCCATCCAGGTCCTTCATCGACACCTGCCGCTTGCCCGCCAGGCGATGCGCGGCCGGCATCACTGCGACCGACATCGAAGGCTCCAACGGCTCCACCGAAATGGCGGGGCGCGACAAGGGCAACTCGATCAGGCCCAGGTCGAACTGCCGGGTGGCCACCTGGTCGGCCACCTGTCGCGACGGCAGGCTCTGCACATACACCGACACGTTCGGCCGCGTCGCCAGAAACCGAGCCAGCGCACGTGGCAACAACGACTGGGACAGCGAGGGCAGGCAGGCGATGCGCAACGCACCTGCGCGCTGTTCGCCGATATCCAGCGCCACCTGGGCAATCCGGTCCAGGCTTCCGTAAATGGGTTCGATCTCGCTGTAGAGCGCATCGCCTTCCGGGGTTGCCACCAGCCGCCGGCCACGCCGTTCGAAAAGCTTGTAGCCGATACGAAGCTCCAGCAAGCCGATCGACCGGCTGACCGCCGGCTGGCTCACGCTCATCAGCCGCGCGGCGCCCACCACCGTACCGGTGCGCATGACGGAATAGAACGACTCCACTTGTCTGAGATTCAGGCTTGGCTTCATACATAACATTCAAACATAAAGAGCCGGCCGAATTTGAATTGTCATGAGCAAGGCGCGGCCCAACAATCTGCCATCCCTACAGGAAGTCGCGCCTAACGGCCGCCCTCAACCCTTATCAGGAATCGATGACATGAGCACAGGACATCTGTCGAAAAGTTCTTTCGCCGTGCACCTCACCCGACGCACAGTCGCCGCCGCTATGTTCGGGATGTTGGCCGCCGCACCGGCCGTCCAGGCGCAGACGGCGGCACAGAGCTACCCCAACCGCCCGATCCGGCTCATCGTCGGCTTTCCGCCGGGCGGGTCGTCTGACGCGACCGCACGCCTGCTGGGCTCCGCCCTCAGCGCCAGACTGGGTCAGCCCGTGGTGGTGGAGAACAAGGCGGGCGCCAATACCGTCATCGCCACCCAGTACCTGCGCAGCCAGCCGGCAGACGGTTACACCCTGCTGTCGGTCTCGTCTTCTTTCGCCATCAACCCGGCGCTGCAGAAGCTCACCTACAACATCGACACCGACTTCGCGCCGGTCGCCTTGCTCGGCATCATTCCACTGATGCTGGTCACGCCGAACGAGGTGCGTGCGAAG
Protein-coding regions in this window:
- a CDS encoding MmgE/PrpD family protein, producing MPKGNESRIVAPAALQLGCHAAGLDARHFGPETRDAVFRSVLDAITSAAAALRQPGVVAARRVAPLLYGPGSVPIWFSGGTASAGAAMLANSTAAAALDLDDGYRTARGHPGAAVIPAALALMSAVPDASVDDFIATVVAGYEVGVRLAAARSTYAPSGAWSGFAVVAAAGRMLSVDAKAIAQALAIAAQTAPALPVLAGIAGSDVKEGIPAGVVAGWSALQLAMAGFTGPVDVLEDKRLFDSQAVLRDLNGIPLIGGTYFKPFGCCRHIHAPLEAVLHLQARHGLAAEDIVSIVVFTYRATFNLSNKPDPATLVEAQYSVPYCLALCLLRGADALVPLNAGQLNDAKVRELAGRILVTHDAAIEPLFPKRSPARVVVNLVGGQRLESPLTDPRGDPERPLSSADLERKLRIATRDTLSPTVQQTVLDGVAALRAGEWRPLLAALR
- a CDS encoding Bug family tripartite tricarboxylate transporter substrate binding protein, whose translation is MSLMKFECTLRRRAIVLTALSACAMLAAPAFADTFPAKPIRLVVPAPPGGGTDGMARLLANALTESVGWTFVPDNLPGAGGNIGFDTTFKAPKDGYTLAMGESSNMVVNQYLYSRIPFNIEKDMQPVALVARVPLVLIVSANRPHASMAALMAAGKKGPLSFASSGNGTLAHLVGELWKRKAGLDMQHIPYRGAAPAMTDLIGGQVDMFFASIPVALPMIQGGKVRALAVTAGERVPVLKDVPTMSEAGFKDMEASVVFGLVGPAGIPGPLVSRINAEANKALQRPAVVQQLNAMGVERTPGSFGGDAEAFARVLREERAKWAPVIKVSGATVD
- a CDS encoding DUF1272 domain-containing protein, producing the protein MLQMRPGCECCDRDLPPDSADARICSFECTFCSDCSNRSLAGTCPNCGGELLPRPTRSAAKLQKYPGSTTRVFKPEGCAAAT
- a CDS encoding 2'-5' RNA ligase family protein produces the protein MNIILLMPISAFAVQVPSAESLVGDLRQRFDATTTLGVPAHITLLVPFMDPLHVTPAVLEQAQRALSRVTAFSFALTKVARFPATTYLAPEPFAPFVAMTMALVEAFPDFPPYGGEHQGVVPHLTVAHGNAREADEAAAELQLRLGTSGAIKAECNSVVLLENSTGRWKEFHLFHLPLADE
- a CDS encoding amidase family protein, translated to MTKRLNLSTRCSKALAVLALAAAPAWATAATPPERIVDMGLAELRIALDQGRITSAELVGAYLERIATVDQPAGGVHAVLAVNGKAMEQARAWDARRTQQGAGQPGAPLAGIPFLAKDNFDAVGLPNTGGSLALAHSMPASNAFVMQKLLDQGAILLGKTNLSELAASYGWYGYSAVGGQTLNPFNALRTADGSSSGSAAAVAAKLAPFALGTDTTGSIRSPASVTGTVGMRSTMGLVSRSGVIPMSLTADAVGAITRSVEDQAIVLDAIQGEDKNDASTKGITRPQSPLASGLSGSTLAGKVIAVVDNFDGANPEVDVIKRNAVAAMQKAGARVINIRLPKAFETLQPSVLGPIGVAEFKPQFESYLAGLPAGQPKDLREFMSRLDTLTDKGTRAINPGRYKGLIENLETRATDSPEYIQLLSVVIPSLKRELTGLMEAGRYDALFYPTIGCTAPVVPGKTDPEFVCKSYAYAAAKIASTTGFPEVTVNGGKAAGNIPVGVSFLAKAGNDAKVLELAAAFERLHRARAAHKMD
- a CDS encoding LysR substrate-binding domain-containing protein, whose translation is MKPSLNLRQVESFYSVMRTGTVVGAARLMSVSQPAVSRSIGLLELRIGYKLFERRGRRLVATPEGDALYSEIEPIYGSLDRIAQVALDIGEQRAGALRIACLPSLSQSLLPRALARFLATRPNVSVYVQSLPSRQVADQVATRQFDLGLIELPLSRPAISVEPLEPSMSVAVMPAAHRLAGKRQVSMKDLDGERMVLLSQHSFLRHQIDDLFSRSGVSPKVVLETPHSVIACGMVAAGLGITLVSRWAALSFVGPNVVVRPIKEEMTSRSALIFPFPGSRLALAEAFAKDLKEEIRKTG
- a CDS encoding LysR substrate-binding domain-containing protein translates to MKIEMNMRHIEAFRAVMISGSVVGAAKLLNVTQPGVSRTIALLELRLGYDLFQRKGRRLAPTSEAEALYREVEQLYVGIDRITQVAYDIRHHRAGALRLAILPALAQWLVPAVVARFLATRPQVRIFVQTLPSTQIADLVATRQFDLGVVELPMSKSGVTVQSLPPAPIVVVLPASHRLAGRDALALGDLYGERLVLPSPQSYLRYQIDDAFNRQGIAPQVVAETPTSPLVCALVAEGAGIGLVSAWTPSPHGDTRIVQRPLQEPLQSQYAFLRAEGAVPMVLVDEFQSLLARQLQATSTAGG